A genomic stretch from Mycobacterium paraterrae includes:
- a CDS encoding virulence factor Mce family protein — protein sequence MGAVGRVARRRIWQALVLLTAAVVLTSCASWRGISNVSIPGGPGTGSNSYTVYVQVPDTLAINGNSKVMVADVFVGSVRAIKIDNWKATLTLGLNKDVSLPRNATAKIGQTTLLGSQHVELASPPDPSPQPLKNGDTIRLANSSSYPTVEQTLASLALVLRGGGIPNLEAVQNEIYNIVSGRAEQIRALLGKLDTFTDQLNQQRGDTIHAIDSTNRLLARVAPRADVLDRVLTEFPPLVQHFADKKQLLINAVDAVGGLSEAVDQYLGPSRANLHTDLQSLQCPLKELGRGAPDLQGALKYLFTQPFDVDSVPKAFRGDYFNLSLKLDLTLSSIDNAFLTGTGFSGALRAVEQSYGRDPETMIPDVRYTSNPNDAPGGPLVERGDKQC from the coding sequence ATAGGCGCGGTCGGACGCGTTGCCCGGCGCCGGATCTGGCAGGCGCTGGTGTTGCTGACGGCGGCCGTCGTGCTGACATCGTGTGCGAGCTGGCGTGGTATCTCGAATGTGTCGATTCCCGGGGGTCCGGGCACCGGGTCGAACTCGTACACGGTGTACGTGCAGGTGCCGGACACGCTGGCGATCAACGGCAACAGCAAGGTGATGGTCGCCGACGTCTTCGTCGGTTCGGTCCGCGCGATCAAGATCGACAACTGGAAGGCCACGCTGACCCTCGGGTTGAACAAGGACGTCAGTCTGCCCAGGAACGCGACCGCCAAGATTGGGCAGACGACCTTGCTGGGTTCTCAGCACGTGGAGCTTGCCTCGCCCCCTGACCCGTCGCCGCAGCCGCTGAAGAATGGCGACACGATCCGGCTGGCGAACTCGTCGTCCTACCCAACCGTCGAGCAAACGCTGGCCAGCCTCGCCCTGGTGCTTCGCGGTGGCGGCATCCCCAACCTCGAGGCGGTCCAGAATGAGATCTACAACATCGTCAGCGGGCGTGCCGAGCAGATCCGTGCGTTGCTGGGGAAGCTGGACACCTTCACCGACCAGCTCAACCAGCAACGCGGTGACACCATCCACGCCATCGATTCCACCAACCGGCTGCTGGCTCGCGTTGCTCCCCGCGCGGATGTTCTTGACCGGGTTCTGACCGAATTCCCGCCACTGGTCCAGCATTTCGCGGACAAGAAACAGCTCCTGATCAACGCGGTCGACGCGGTAGGCGGGCTGAGTGAGGCCGTCGACCAGTATCTGGGGCCGTCGCGTGCCAACCTGCACACCGACTTGCAGTCGCTTCAATGCCCGTTGAAGGAGCTCGGCCGCGGCGCGCCGGATCTGCAAGGCGCACTGAAGTATCTGTTCACCCAGCCCTTCGACGTTGACTCGGTGCCGAAAGCGTTCCGAGGCGACTACTTCAACCTCTCGCTGAAGCTCGACCTGACGCTCAGCTCCATCGACAACGCCTTCCTCACCGGCACCGGGTTCTCGGGAGCGCTCCGCGCAGTCGAGCAGTCGTATGGCCGTGACCCCGAGACGATGATCCCGGATGTCCGCTACACGTCGAACCCCAACGATGCGCCCGGCGGGCCACTGGTCGAGAGGGGGGACAAACAGTGCTGA
- a CDS encoding MCE family protein, with product MLTRFIRRQLRVFAVLTVVAIVVLGWYYLRLPSLAGIGQYTLQAELPESGGLYPTANVTYRGINVGKVTDVQPTEDGVRATMSIGSKHKIPVDVTANVHSVSAVGEQYLDLVSAHNPDKYLSAGQTITKGTVPTDIGATLDAANRGLAALPKDKIASLLDETSQAVGGLGPALERMVDATQAITGDFKTNIADVNDIIKHSGPILDSQVETGGAIRQWTRNLNTLAAQAARNDQHVQSILAQAAPTGDQVDALFSDVRESLPQTLANVEVVAEMLKRYNKGVEQMLVYLPSGASSAQTVVGTFPGEALQDLTLAINQPPPCLTGFLPASEWRSPADVSSQPVPAGLYCKIPQDTPSNSVRGSRNLPCADVPGKRAATPRECRSKDPYVPLGTNPWYGDPNQIRNCPAPAARCDQPVDPGRVIPAPTVDNGLNPAPADRVAGTPPPVSDPLQRPGSGSVQCNGQQPNPCIFTPAPGPPALYNPQNGRVVGPDGVKYSLENSTNTGDDGWKQMLAPGG from the coding sequence GTGCTGACTCGGTTCATTCGCCGCCAACTCAGGGTGTTTGCGGTCTTGACGGTGGTCGCGATCGTCGTGCTGGGCTGGTACTACCTGCGGCTTCCCAGCCTGGCGGGCATCGGCCAATACACCCTGCAAGCGGAATTGCCCGAGTCCGGCGGCCTGTATCCCACGGCGAACGTGACCTACCGCGGCATCAACGTCGGCAAGGTGACCGATGTCCAGCCCACCGAGGACGGGGTCCGGGCCACGATGAGCATCGGCAGCAAGCACAAGATCCCGGTCGACGTGACGGCGAACGTACATTCTGTGTCGGCGGTCGGTGAGCAGTATCTGGACCTCGTCTCAGCGCACAATCCCGACAAGTACCTTTCGGCCGGCCAGACCATCACCAAGGGCACAGTGCCCACGGACATCGGTGCAACGCTGGACGCCGCCAACCGTGGCCTGGCGGCGCTGCCGAAGGACAAGATTGCGTCACTGCTCGATGAGACGTCTCAAGCGGTGGGCGGCCTCGGGCCTGCACTGGAACGGATGGTCGATGCGACCCAGGCCATCACCGGTGATTTCAAGACCAACATCGCCGACGTCAACGACATCATCAAGCACTCCGGGCCGATCCTGGACAGTCAGGTGGAAACAGGTGGGGCGATCAGGCAATGGACGCGCAACCTGAATACCCTGGCCGCCCAGGCCGCGAGGAACGACCAGCACGTGCAGAGCATCCTGGCTCAAGCCGCGCCCACCGGCGATCAGGTCGACGCGCTATTCAGTGACGTACGTGAGTCGCTGCCGCAGACGCTGGCAAACGTCGAGGTCGTGGCGGAAATGCTCAAGCGCTACAACAAAGGCGTCGAGCAAATGCTGGTGTACTTGCCGTCGGGTGCCTCGTCCGCGCAGACCGTCGTGGGGACGTTCCCAGGCGAGGCTTTGCAGGACCTCACCCTGGCGATCAATCAGCCGCCACCGTGCCTGACCGGCTTCCTTCCAGCTTCGGAGTGGCGGTCGCCGGCCGACGTCAGTTCCCAGCCGGTACCGGCCGGTCTGTACTGCAAGATCCCGCAGGACACTCCGTCCAACAGCGTGCGCGGTTCGCGCAACCTTCCCTGCGCCGATGTCCCCGGGAAGCGGGCGGCGACGCCTCGGGAGTGCCGCAGTAAGGACCCATACGTTCCATTGGGCACCAACCCGTGGTACGGCGACCCGAACCAGATCCGCAACTGTCCCGCGCCCGCCGCGCGATGCGATCAGCCGGTGGATCCAGGCAGAGTGATTCCCGCGCCCACGGTCGACAACGGCCTCAACCCCGCGCCGGCCGACCGGGTGGCGGGGACACCGCCTCCGGTCAGCGATCCGTTGCAGCGGCCGGGCTCGGGGTCCGTGCAGTGCAACGGGCAACAGCCCAACCCGTGCATTTTCACGCCGGCCCCCGGCCCCCCGGCGCTCTACAACCCGCAGAACGGCCGTGTGGTTGGGCCGGACGGAGTCAAGTACTCCCTCGAAAACTCAACTAACACAGGCGATGACGGGTGGAAGCAGATGTTGGCGCCCGGTGGCTGA
- a CDS encoding class I SAM-dependent methyltransferase: MTPPRRGFNDIVTRFWGVAAPAYNLPFLQQWVYRPAHDEVVAQLRDHLSARVADIACGTGILADRIQRDLHPAEVYGVDMSEGMLKQAQSRSSEVDWRRGPAEQLPFDDQTLDAVVTTSAFHFFDQPAALREFHRVLSPGGLVAVSTMSARRRIVPGSTWAPQHNPTPAEMRRLFEDAGFTVVEQRRVRRPLWTQPIGDLFTAGVKSQ, from the coding sequence CTGACACCGCCGCGTCGCGGTTTCAACGACATCGTCACCCGGTTCTGGGGGGTGGCCGCCCCGGCCTACAACCTGCCCTTCCTGCAGCAGTGGGTCTACCGCCCGGCGCACGACGAGGTGGTCGCGCAACTGCGCGACCACCTGTCGGCGCGCGTAGCCGATATCGCCTGCGGCACAGGCATTCTGGCCGACCGCATCCAGCGGGATCTGCATCCGGCCGAGGTGTACGGCGTCGACATGTCCGAAGGCATGCTCAAGCAGGCTCAGTCGCGATCCAGTGAAGTCGACTGGCGGCGCGGCCCGGCTGAGCAACTGCCCTTCGACGACCAAACGCTGGACGCGGTCGTGACGACGTCGGCCTTCCACTTCTTCGACCAACCGGCGGCACTGCGCGAATTTCACCGCGTGCTCTCCCCCGGTGGGCTGGTAGCCGTGTCGACGATGAGCGCGCGGCGGCGGATCGTGCCGGGCAGCACCTGGGCGCCCCAGCACAATCCGACACCGGCCGAGATGCGCCGGCTGTTCGAGGATGCCGGTTTCACCGTCGTCGAGCAGCGTCGGGTGCGCCGTCCGCTATGGACGCAACCGATCGGCGACCTGTTCACGGCGGGCGTGAAGAGCCAATAA
- a CDS encoding class I SAM-dependent methyltransferase, whose amino-acid sequence MPRTDNDSWDLATSVGATATMVAAARAVATKADNPLINDQYAEPLVRAVGVDFLTRWAAGDLDIAEVDSEDSTWKLQQMPDAMAVRTRFFDAFFADATQAGIRQAVILASGLDARAYRLDWPAGMTVFEVDQPEVIAFKTQTLSELGANPTTDRRAVAIDLRNDWPTALAEAGFDKSQPTAWIAEGLLGYLPPEAQDRLLDNISELSADGSRLATEAIPDASGVDEEKVRETMRKATDKWRAHGFDLDFDELGYQGERNDVAAYMDGLGWRSVGRPMSQLLVENGLPPVPESSDSVSLGDTIYYTSIK is encoded by the coding sequence ATGCCCCGCACCGATAACGACTCCTGGGACCTCGCAACCAGCGTTGGAGCAACAGCCACGATGGTTGCCGCGGCCCGTGCCGTCGCCACCAAAGCCGACAACCCCCTCATCAACGACCAGTATGCCGAGCCACTCGTCCGAGCCGTCGGGGTCGATTTCCTGACCCGGTGGGCCGCCGGTGACCTCGACATCGCCGAGGTCGACAGCGAGGATTCGACCTGGAAACTGCAGCAGATGCCCGACGCGATGGCCGTCCGGACCCGCTTTTTCGACGCGTTCTTCGCTGACGCGACGCAGGCCGGCATCCGCCAGGCGGTGATCCTGGCCTCAGGTCTCGACGCCCGCGCCTACCGGCTGGACTGGCCGGCCGGTATGACCGTCTTCGAGGTCGACCAGCCAGAGGTGATCGCGTTCAAGACCCAAACGCTGTCCGAGCTCGGCGCGAACCCGACCACCGACCGTCGCGCAGTGGCGATCGACCTGCGCAACGACTGGCCGACCGCGCTTGCCGAGGCCGGTTTCGACAAGAGCCAGCCGACCGCGTGGATCGCCGAGGGACTGCTGGGCTACCTGCCGCCAGAGGCGCAAGACCGGTTGCTGGACAACATTTCTGAGCTCAGCGCCGACGGCAGCCGGCTGGCCACCGAGGCCATCCCGGACGCCAGCGGTGTCGACGAGGAGAAGGTCCGCGAGACGATGCGCAAAGCCACCGACAAGTGGCGCGCGCACGGATTCGACCTCGACTTCGACGAGCTCGGCTACCAGGGCGAGCGCAACGACGTCGCCGCGTACATGGACGGGCTGGGCTGGCGATCGGTCGGCCGACCGATGAGCCAGCTGTTGGTCGAGAACGGGCTGCCGCCGGTTCCGGAGTCCAGCGACTCGGTATCGCTCGGCGACACCATCTACTACACCTCGATCAAGTGA
- a CDS encoding SDR family NAD(P)-dependent oxidoreductase, whose protein sequence is MAGLCDAKVALVTGASRGLGKAIAQRLAAEGATVGITARTMDPDPKYHGSLQQTREEITAAGGSAVAIQADLSKPEDRERLFSELVEKAGAPDILVNNAAVTFLRPLDEFPDRRARLMIEMHLLAPMHLTQLAIPAMRERGCGWVLNITSVGGDLPDGPPFDEFDRAAGFGVYGTVKAALNRLTKSFAAELFNDGIAVNAAAPSKPVATEGAGALDLAKADTEGIELITQTALTLVTADPKAMTGRIAHTQPFLREIGWLH, encoded by the coding sequence ATGGCAGGATTGTGCGACGCGAAGGTGGCTCTGGTGACGGGTGCCAGCCGCGGTCTGGGCAAGGCGATCGCGCAGCGGTTGGCCGCCGAAGGCGCCACGGTCGGGATCACTGCCCGCACGATGGACCCCGATCCGAAGTATCACGGGTCGCTACAACAAACTCGCGAAGAGATCACTGCCGCAGGCGGATCCGCGGTCGCCATTCAGGCTGATCTGTCGAAACCCGAAGACCGCGAACGGTTGTTCAGCGAACTCGTCGAAAAGGCCGGCGCGCCCGACATTCTGGTGAACAACGCGGCGGTCACCTTTCTGCGGCCGCTCGACGAGTTTCCGGATCGCCGCGCTCGGTTGATGATCGAAATGCACCTCCTGGCGCCGATGCATCTCACTCAACTGGCGATTCCGGCAATGCGGGAACGGGGCTGCGGCTGGGTGCTGAACATCACCTCGGTCGGCGGCGACCTGCCGGACGGCCCGCCGTTCGACGAGTTCGATCGGGCGGCCGGCTTTGGGGTCTATGGCACGGTAAAGGCGGCACTGAACAGACTCACCAAAAGCTTTGCGGCAGAGCTCTTTAACGACGGGATCGCCGTCAACGCCGCTGCGCCGTCCAAGCCCGTCGCGACCGAAGGTGCCGGCGCGCTCGATCTGGCCAAGGCTGACACCGAGGGCATCGAACTCATCACTCAAACCGCGCTGACACTCGTCACCGCGGACCCCAAGGCGATGACCGGCAGGATCGCCCACACGCAGCCGTTCCTGCGTGAAATCGGGTGGTTGCACTAA
- a CDS encoding acyl-CoA dehydrogenase family protein yields the protein MAWDFSTDPEWAAQLKWVDEFVRAECEPIDLIVKESHDLNDPVRQALIPPLQAIVKERGLWATHLGPHLGGPGYGQVKLALLNEILGRSECAPIVFGSQAPDSGNSEILAHYGSPELKRRYLEPLLDNRIVSCFSMTEPQGGADPKVFTTTATQDGDHWVINGEKWYSSFASMASFIIVMAMTDPDASPYQRYSMFVLPGDTPGINVLRDVGLGYQPLGGGGREGYVRYENVRVPHDHMLGPRGGAFAVAQTRLGGGRIHHAMRTVGLVRRIFDMICERAVSRYTQGTVLADKQMVQEMVADSWMEIEAFRLLTLQTAWKIDQFNDYQAVRGDISAVKAMMQKVLHDVSARALQIHGSLGTSHEMPFVQYLTESFVLGLADGPTEVHKVTLARLLLKDYEPSPDLFPSEHILRLRDAAEKKFADVLAGIPRN from the coding sequence GTGGCGTGGGATTTCTCGACCGACCCGGAATGGGCCGCACAACTGAAGTGGGTCGACGAGTTCGTGCGGGCCGAATGTGAGCCAATCGATCTGATCGTCAAGGAGTCCCACGACCTCAACGACCCGGTTCGCCAAGCGCTGATACCGCCCCTGCAGGCGATCGTCAAAGAGCGCGGATTGTGGGCCACTCATCTGGGACCACATCTCGGTGGGCCCGGTTACGGTCAAGTGAAACTCGCCCTGCTCAACGAGATCCTGGGCCGGTCCGAGTGTGCCCCGATCGTATTCGGTTCACAGGCGCCGGATTCCGGCAACAGCGAGATACTGGCCCATTACGGAAGCCCGGAACTCAAGCGGCGCTACCTCGAGCCGCTGCTGGATAATCGGATCGTTTCTTGCTTCTCGATGACCGAGCCGCAAGGCGGCGCGGACCCGAAGGTCTTCACCACCACCGCTACCCAGGACGGCGACCACTGGGTCATCAACGGAGAGAAGTGGTATTCGTCATTCGCATCGATGGCTTCGTTCATCATCGTGATGGCGATGACGGATCCGGATGCTTCGCCCTACCAACGGTATTCGATGTTCGTGCTCCCCGGTGACACTCCGGGCATCAACGTCCTACGCGACGTCGGACTCGGTTACCAACCGCTCGGCGGTGGTGGCCGGGAGGGATACGTCCGCTACGAGAACGTGCGGGTACCCCATGATCACATGCTCGGTCCGAGAGGTGGCGCGTTCGCGGTGGCGCAAACCAGGCTGGGAGGCGGCCGCATCCATCATGCTATGCGCACGGTCGGGCTGGTACGCCGCATCTTCGACATGATCTGCGAACGCGCTGTATCTCGATACACCCAGGGCACCGTTCTTGCGGACAAACAGATGGTGCAGGAGATGGTCGCGGACTCGTGGATGGAGATCGAGGCATTTCGGCTGTTGACCCTGCAAACCGCCTGGAAGATCGATCAATTCAACGACTACCAGGCGGTGCGAGGCGATATCTCAGCGGTGAAGGCGATGATGCAGAAAGTGCTTCACGACGTGTCGGCGCGGGCGTTGCAGATTCACGGGTCACTAGGGACGTCGCATGAAATGCCCTTCGTGCAATACCTCACCGAATCCTTCGTGTTGGGCCTCGCCGACGGGCCCACTGAGGTGCACAAGGTGACACTGGCCCGGTTGCTGCTCAAAGATTATGAGCCCTCCCCTGACCTCTTCCCCTCCGAGCACATCCTGCGGTTGCGCGACGCGGCGGAGAAGAAGTTCGCCGATGTGCTCGCCGGCATACCACGCAATTAA
- a CDS encoding CaiB/BaiF CoA transferase family protein yields MTGPLHGVRIVMMGGLGPGPFCGMLLADLGADVVRVDQVRDVDTELPIDYTVRRSQRSIAVNLKDARGTELVGRLVADADAFVDVFRPGVAERLGIGPDDLRPANPRLVYARMTGYGQDGPYADRAGHDINYIALTGALHSIGTRETPLPPLNLIGDYGGGGMLLAVGLLSGILEARESGQGQVLDVAMVDGAATMMAPYYGMVHAGMWRDRRGDNVLDGAAHFYGVYRTADDKHIALGAIEPQFYAELCSRLEVDVPHDADAPEAWERHREVLSARIRQKTRAEWDERLGTPGACAAPVLTIAEAPQHPHNVARQTFVEIDGVPQPAPSPRFSRTVPAQPKSSALPGDHTRTLLTGLGLGEKAVDELVEAGVVRQSTTVTTQ; encoded by the coding sequence ATGACGGGCCCGCTACACGGGGTGCGGATCGTCATGATGGGCGGCCTCGGTCCCGGCCCGTTCTGCGGCATGCTGCTCGCCGACCTCGGCGCCGACGTCGTGCGGGTCGACCAGGTACGCGACGTCGACACCGAATTGCCCATCGACTACACCGTCCGTCGCAGCCAGCGTTCGATCGCCGTCAACCTGAAAGACGCCCGCGGAACGGAGTTGGTCGGCCGGCTCGTCGCGGATGCCGACGCGTTCGTCGACGTGTTCCGACCAGGGGTTGCCGAACGCCTCGGCATCGGGCCCGACGACCTCCGCCCCGCGAACCCGCGGCTGGTGTACGCCCGAATGACCGGTTACGGCCAGGATGGCCCGTACGCCGATCGCGCCGGTCACGACATCAACTACATCGCGTTGACCGGCGCGCTGCATAGCATTGGCACTCGTGAAACACCCCTTCCGCCTTTGAATCTCATCGGTGACTACGGCGGCGGCGGGATGCTGCTGGCTGTCGGGCTGCTCAGCGGCATCCTGGAGGCGCGCGAATCCGGTCAGGGACAGGTGCTCGACGTCGCGATGGTGGACGGCGCGGCGACCATGATGGCTCCGTACTACGGGATGGTGCACGCCGGGATGTGGCGTGATCGTCGGGGTGACAACGTTCTGGACGGCGCCGCACACTTCTACGGCGTCTACCGAACCGCCGACGACAAGCACATTGCTCTCGGCGCGATCGAACCACAGTTTTACGCCGAATTGTGCTCCCGTCTGGAGGTCGACGTGCCGCACGACGCGGACGCACCGGAGGCGTGGGAAAGGCATCGCGAGGTGTTGTCCGCGCGGATCCGACAAAAGACCCGCGCGGAGTGGGACGAGCGACTGGGCACACCAGGAGCATGCGCGGCGCCGGTATTGACCATCGCCGAAGCACCCCAGCACCCGCACAACGTCGCACGACAGACCTTCGTCGAGATAGACGGTGTGCCGCAGCCGGCCCCGTCACCTCGATTCTCCCGAACCGTTCCCGCACAACCGAAGTCATCCGCACTGCCCGGCGATCACACCCGCACGCTGTTGACGGGACTCGGGCTCGGCGAAAAGGCGGTCGACGAACTCGTTGAAGCAGGCGTGGTTCGACAGAGCACAACCGTGACAACGCAGTAG
- a CDS encoding enoyl-CoA hydratase/isomerase family protein has product MTATATVSAQRPHDGVVVLHLHRPERLNAINEVMLDELTDTLADLTFDTSVRAIVLTGAGRGFCSGIDVRNFGTGIPEATAPAIDRLRFQEAMAALPQAIRDAPQPVIAAVNGPCVGAGLALCLAADIRICSTAASFGNAAILLGLSGAEMGMSYFLPRIVGTSVAADWMLTGRTVSPEEADRRGLVSEVTAPEELTDRAIEIASAIAELTPLGVQMTKRALQVNTDAAGLGPALELENRNQVLSHATEEAAARRRTWSS; this is encoded by the coding sequence TTGACGGCGACCGCCACGGTGAGCGCGCAGCGGCCACACGACGGCGTGGTCGTGCTGCACCTGCACCGCCCCGAGCGACTCAATGCGATCAACGAAGTCATGCTCGATGAGCTGACCGACACCCTGGCGGATCTGACGTTCGACACCTCGGTCCGTGCCATCGTCCTCACTGGTGCGGGCCGCGGCTTTTGTTCCGGCATCGACGTTCGCAACTTCGGGACCGGGATACCCGAAGCAACCGCGCCCGCGATCGACCGTTTGCGATTCCAGGAGGCGATGGCAGCCTTGCCGCAAGCCATCCGCGACGCCCCGCAACCGGTGATTGCCGCGGTCAACGGGCCATGCGTCGGCGCCGGATTGGCGCTGTGCCTTGCCGCGGACATCAGAATCTGTTCGACCGCGGCAAGTTTCGGCAACGCCGCGATCCTGCTCGGCCTGTCCGGCGCCGAAATGGGCATGAGCTATTTTTTGCCGCGCATCGTCGGCACCAGCGTGGCCGCCGACTGGATGCTCACCGGCCGCACCGTCTCCCCCGAGGAAGCCGACCGCCGCGGTCTGGTCAGCGAGGTCACCGCACCGGAGGAACTGACCGACCGCGCCATCGAAATCGCTTCTGCGATAGCTGAACTCACGCCGCTCGGAGTACAGATGACGAAACGTGCACTTCAGGTCAACACTGACGCCGCCGGTCTCGGTCCCGCTCTCGAGCTCGAGAACCGCAACCAGGTTCTCAGCCACGCCACCGAAGAGGCGGCCGCGCGCCGGCGGACATGGTCGTCATGA
- a CDS encoding enoyl-CoA hydratase/isomerase family protein: MTALDKADGATILRFDNAPVNALDLDLLNVIIDSMRGVEGAVVLTGAGRAFSAGVDLRALADGGTDYAAQFVAALSEAFLAIYDHPAPVIAAVNGHAIAGGCVLAMCADVRLMSGGTIGLTELSVGVPFPVAALEICRAAMGTSATRAALGAKTIDAETALARGWVDELVGKDELLDKALATARELGAYSPAAYAATKSELHKPVRAAIDAGAAADAVVRASWISEETRGRINAFLESLARGR, from the coding sequence ATGACCGCACTTGACAAGGCTGACGGCGCGACGATCCTTCGGTTCGACAACGCTCCGGTGAACGCCCTCGACTTGGACCTGCTGAACGTCATCATCGACTCGATGCGAGGCGTCGAGGGCGCGGTCGTCCTCACCGGCGCGGGGCGGGCCTTCTCGGCCGGAGTCGACTTGCGGGCACTGGCCGACGGCGGCACCGACTACGCCGCGCAGTTCGTCGCCGCACTCTCCGAGGCCTTCCTGGCGATCTACGACCACCCCGCGCCGGTGATCGCCGCCGTCAACGGGCATGCGATCGCGGGTGGCTGCGTGCTGGCCATGTGCGCGGACGTGCGGCTGATGTCCGGCGGGACGATCGGTCTGACCGAGTTGTCGGTTGGCGTCCCGTTCCCGGTGGCCGCGCTGGAGATCTGTCGCGCCGCGATGGGGACTTCGGCGACCCGGGCAGCGTTGGGCGCCAAGACGATCGACGCCGAGACGGCGCTGGCCCGCGGCTGGGTCGACGAGCTGGTCGGTAAGGACGAGTTGCTCGACAAAGCGCTGGCCACCGCGCGTGAGCTCGGCGCCTACTCGCCGGCCGCATACGCGGCCACCAAGTCCGAACTGCACAAACCAGTCCGCGCCGCGATCGACGCCGGCGCCGCCGCGGACGCCGTCGTGCGCGCCAGCTGGATCTCCGAGGAGACCCGCGGTCGAATCAACGCGTTCCTCGAATCGCTGGCCCGCGGCCGTTGA
- a CDS encoding SRPBCC family protein: MSFWIAHAERTISEEIPAAPDAVRDFYVDLDNTKDLHPLVVSIDVLSHDQTSDGYHKTYRVRDRIPLGPVWLGITYWARVQVPAEGDVITEARQFPAVCLNGTVSFERIETGTLLTERLHIAAPRPLAALTQRQAVDAHVAMLAGIRGHFENH; the protein is encoded by the coding sequence GTGAGCTTCTGGATCGCGCACGCCGAGCGGACAATCAGCGAGGAGATTCCGGCGGCACCGGACGCGGTCCGCGACTTTTACGTCGACCTCGACAACACAAAAGACCTTCATCCGCTCGTGGTTTCGATTGATGTGCTGTCTCACGACCAGACATCTGACGGCTATCACAAGACCTATCGGGTGCGCGACCGAATTCCGCTGGGGCCCGTTTGGCTGGGCATCACGTACTGGGCCCGGGTCCAGGTGCCAGCCGAGGGTGACGTGATCACCGAGGCGCGGCAATTTCCCGCGGTCTGTCTGAACGGCACGGTCAGCTTCGAGCGGATCGAGACCGGCACCCTGCTCACCGAACGGCTACACATCGCGGCCCCACGTCCGCTCGCGGCGCTGACCCAACGCCAGGCCGTTGATGCCCACGTCGCCATGCTGGCGGGTATCCGTGGACATTTCGAAAACCATTAG